Proteins encoded in a region of the Myxococcus guangdongensis genome:
- a CDS encoding SRPBCC family protein: MARTSRGCCTAPRPPSVSPDGTYRQPNRRHFMKAAIWGLGGLGLGVGLMYWSDPRSGRWRRSHLQGRAVHAAHEAGSAVDVVRRDLAQRSRGLFFESVSRFRSETVDDVTLTERVRAALGRVCSHPGSVKVSARDGIVTLEGSILLEELKRAVPALGRVRGVRGVDNRLLPFAQSGRQSELQGGIARRRPFGSKHWSPSSRFFGALGGISLASWALQRRGVLGSLLGLGGAVLGIRALSNLELRRLTGIGVGPRAITLHKDITVNAPVEEVFAFWDAMQNFPRFMTHVDEVRVDERGRSYWKVRGPAGLHFEWEAIVTRRVPHQLLAWKSVKGTSVENAGVIHFEPTAKGGTRVDIRLSYNPPAGAIGHAFARLLGVDPKRQMDDDLLRFKSLLERGKATGHETVTRESLAPNRSGRTSLMH, translated from the coding sequence GTGGCTCGGACGTCCCGTGGCTGCTGCACCGCGCCACGTCCGCCTTCAGTTTCTCCCGATGGGACTTATCGACAACCCAACAGGAGGCACTTCATGAAGGCAGCCATTTGGGGGCTCGGGGGACTGGGGCTGGGCGTGGGGCTGATGTACTGGAGCGATCCACGCAGCGGTCGCTGGCGCAGGTCTCATCTGCAGGGCAGGGCCGTGCACGCCGCCCACGAGGCCGGCTCCGCGGTCGATGTCGTCCGCCGCGACCTGGCCCAGCGCTCACGCGGCCTGTTCTTCGAGTCCGTCAGCCGCTTCCGCTCGGAGACCGTCGACGACGTCACGCTCACCGAGCGCGTCCGCGCGGCCCTCGGCCGGGTCTGCTCGCATCCGGGCTCCGTGAAGGTGTCCGCCAGGGACGGCATCGTCACGCTCGAGGGCTCCATCCTGCTCGAGGAGCTCAAGCGCGCCGTGCCCGCCCTGGGCCGCGTCCGTGGCGTGCGTGGCGTGGACAACCGACTGCTTCCCTTCGCCCAGTCGGGCCGTCAATCCGAGCTCCAGGGCGGCATCGCGCGGCGACGCCCCTTCGGCTCCAAGCACTGGTCCCCCTCGTCACGCTTCTTCGGCGCGCTCGGAGGCATCTCCCTCGCATCCTGGGCGCTCCAGCGACGCGGTGTCCTGGGCTCGTTGCTGGGACTCGGTGGCGCGGTGCTCGGCATCCGCGCGCTCAGCAACCTGGAACTGCGCCGGCTCACGGGCATCGGCGTGGGACCCCGCGCCATCACGCTGCACAAGGACATCACCGTGAACGCGCCCGTGGAGGAGGTCTTCGCCTTCTGGGACGCGATGCAGAACTTCCCGCGCTTCATGACCCACGTGGACGAGGTGCGCGTCGACGAGCGCGGTCGCTCGTACTGGAAGGTCCGCGGCCCCGCCGGCCTCCACTTCGAATGGGAAGCCATCGTCACAAGGCGCGTCCCCCATCAGCTCCTCGCCTGGAAGAGCGTGAAGGGCACCTCGGTGGAGAACGCCGGCGTCATCCACTTCGAGCCGACCGCGAAGGGCGGCACCCGCGTGGACATCCGCCTGTCGTACAACCCGCCCGCCGGCGCCATCGGCCACGCCTTCGCCCGCCTGCTGGGCGTGGACCCCAAGCGGCAGATGGACGACGACCTCTTGCGCTTCAAGTCCCTGCTCGAGCGCGGCAAGGCCACGGGCCACGAGACGGTGACGCGCGAGTCCCTCGCTCCGAACCGGAGCGGGCGCACCTCGCTGATGCACTGA
- a CDS encoding sensor histidine kinase, giving the protein MAETLFEELKRYVGFGARDELSLVGLHALAKPHFPRISRVFYDRILEHEGARQALEGGESQVGHLRGTLQVWMDQLLRGPWDEAYFALRCRIGRMHVRISLEQHYMFGAMNVLRQELNAIIDTTFTTQPQVLHDTRAALGRILDLELAIMLHTYREDLLAQQARTERLATFGQLVGSIGHELRNPLGVIETSLYILRNRQGATVDERTAKHLDRIGEQVGIANHIVSDLLDMIRDRPLQRQEVWLDEVWQEALKAVVRPEGVRVSAEGLVSLPAVHGDAGQLRQVFVNLLENAVQALEESGGDVSLQGSTSDAGHVELVLEDSGPGLSEAIRERLFEPLMTTKARGIGLGLPLVRRILERHGGSISYAPRDGAGARFVIQLPKSPEEGTRATLPPAG; this is encoded by the coding sequence ATGGCGGAAACCTTGTTCGAGGAGCTGAAGCGGTACGTGGGGTTCGGAGCGCGGGACGAGCTGTCACTCGTCGGCCTCCACGCCCTCGCGAAGCCGCACTTCCCCCGCATCTCGCGCGTCTTCTACGACCGCATCCTGGAGCACGAGGGCGCCCGCCAGGCGCTCGAGGGCGGCGAGAGCCAGGTGGGCCACCTGCGAGGCACGTTGCAGGTGTGGATGGACCAACTGCTGCGCGGCCCGTGGGATGAGGCGTACTTCGCGCTGCGCTGCCGCATCGGTCGCATGCACGTGCGCATCTCCCTGGAGCAGCACTACATGTTCGGCGCGATGAACGTGCTGCGCCAGGAGCTCAACGCCATCATCGACACGACATTCACCACCCAGCCCCAGGTGCTCCACGACACGCGCGCCGCGCTGGGCCGCATCCTCGACCTGGAGCTGGCCATCATGCTCCACACCTACCGCGAGGATCTGCTCGCGCAGCAGGCGCGTACGGAGCGCCTGGCCACCTTCGGTCAGCTCGTGGGCTCCATCGGCCACGAGCTGCGCAACCCGCTGGGCGTCATCGAGACCTCGCTCTACATCCTGCGCAACCGCCAGGGCGCCACGGTGGACGAGCGCACCGCCAAGCACCTGGACCGCATCGGCGAACAGGTGGGCATCGCCAACCACATCGTCTCTGACCTGCTCGACATGATTCGCGACCGCCCCCTCCAGCGGCAGGAGGTCTGGCTGGACGAGGTCTGGCAGGAGGCCCTCAAGGCCGTGGTCCGTCCCGAGGGCGTCCGCGTCAGCGCGGAGGGTCTGGTGTCCCTGCCCGCGGTGCACGGCGACGCGGGGCAGTTGCGCCAGGTGTTCGTCAACCTGCTGGAGAACGCGGTGCAGGCGCTCGAGGAGTCCGGCGGGGACGTCTCCCTCCAGGGTTCGACGAGCGACGCGGGCCACGTGGAGCTGGTGCTGGAGGACTCGGGGCCCGGCCTCAGCGAGGCCATCCGCGAGCGCCTCTTCGAGCCGCTGATGACCACGAAGGCGCGAGGCATCGGCCTGGGCCTGCCGCTCGTGCGCCGCATCCTGGAGCGGCATGGCGGCTCCATCTCCTACGCGCCCCGGGACGGCGCGGGCGCCCGGTTCGTGATTCAGCTCCCCAAGTCCCCCGAGGAGGGCACGCGTGCGACGCTACCTCCTGCTGGATGA